The genomic segment GCCACCACCACCTGTGGCAGCAACTGAAAGATCTATTGGTTTCTTCAAACTACTCTTAAGACTAATAATCTTTCTAACGCTGCTATTATCACCATGACTATCATCAGACCGTGATAGATCTTTACTCTCACAAAAAACAGCAGGTCCCGGCAAGACTTCTTGGTTTTGCACCGGTCCAACTTTCAAATGACATGGGCTCTCAAGTCTGGTAGATGGGCGACAAAAGCACACAAGGAATGTGCACCCGCAGACAAGCCCGTTCTTCCCCGAAGCCAGCTGGATATCAGGATCAACCTCTTTATCCACCAATTGGTAGTGATTCCACGGTGTCACTCTCATGGGTCTTCCTAATATTCTGTGAACTCAGTATGATCCAAATTGTACTGTACCTAGAAGCTAAAGAGGAGAAAAATATTCCTACTACTACAGCCAATAACAACACCTATTCTCATCCGATCACCACCCAACTGCTTGcattttttcattttaatttgcATCTAAAATGCATAATTCACCTGCAACATCCAACATATAATCCCATTATACAGGAGTTAAGACACATTCAAAACATGAATATTCATTCAGAAAGATGGTTCAATAAAACGATCAACTTTCTGGTTAAATAGGTTCCTCTGTGGAATTATGAATGGGATTATTCTCTCTTAATTACTGGCATTAGTTCTTGAAGAAGTGCTTGTCATGGAAAACAAGTACTAATGCATTGATACCTAAGATTTTATAAATATACATGCATCtcaaaatatttgatttcaagAAAGTAACAAGATTCTCGGATTCAACAAAACGGAAAAAACTATGCACTACCacatgaaatttttaaaaatgagctaagaccaaaaaaaaaaaaaaccttaaaTCGCAATCGCACAAAAGCAAAGTGTTGGAAAGTGATCAACTTTTATATTAAAACTTGGAAAATTTTCCAAACAAGAATCAAGCAGTCAATGATCGTACACTTACTATACAGCAAGCAAATCAACACACACAAACATATTCCTGCTGttaaacaattacataaccaagCCAtcccaaacaaaaaaaaatcttgaaattccatttcttaaaataaatttcttccCAGCAATGCGCTAGGACgccacaaaccaagaaaaaagaTACGACCGTCTATATTGAGAAAGCAAAGGTACATACAGATCTGAGTGCGATGTCGCTTGACAATTCAGAGCTCAGAAAACTGCATCTGGGAATGTCCCGCAAATTCTTACAGAGTACAAATTGAAGCATTATAGTTCATCATGCAGATTATAGCCATAGGTCGATAACTCTTAGAATCAAgtgcccaaaaaaaaaaactctttcaggttatttgtatattctttgCACAGAGAGGAGATTCAATGAACTTTTGAGAATGAAGGGAAATGAAACGGACCAGACTAATTATTGTAACAAGACAAGAATTGAAAGGGGGGGAGTGCACCACCAATGTGGCGCATGATAGCATGGGTCCCTTCGAAGATTTTGGTGTACTGTTCAAAATTTCCTCCTCTCCAGCATTTACTTACAGATGTGGAAGGAAAAAAGTTCATAGGCTTCCATTTTACCCACTGTTTTTATcccatttattatttttttattgaataaaattttgcttattatctacgtttctgaattttgtttaaccatttaagcaattaaattaaatatgttatttaagttaattttattatataaattgttttaaataaaaatattgttaaagTATGTCTAAATTTGTTCGGATCGTTGTTTAGCTGAATGCAAAAACTTTTGTGAAACAATCTCACAAGtcgtctcttatttgggtca from the Primulina tabacum isolate GXHZ01 chromosome 8, ASM2559414v2, whole genome shotgun sequence genome contains:
- the LOC142552902 gene encoding uncharacterized protein LOC142552902 codes for the protein MRVTPWNHYQLVDKEVDPDIQLASGKNGLVCGCTFLVCFCRPSTRLESPCHLKVGPVQNQEVLPGPAVFCESKDLSRSDDSHGDNSSVRKIISLKSSLKKPIDLSVAATGGGGCTKDHTAFCEKNGDAACQTERRKVQWTDTSGGELFQVREFEMSENGSDDEFYHCNKKTCSCNVM